One window of Fundidesulfovibrio soli genomic DNA carries:
- a CDS encoding dihydrolipoyl dehydrogenase family protein → MAKVYDLVVVGSGPGAGPAVKACVKAGWRVAVVEESRFGGVCPNTGCNPKKILMAVPEARGMAAHLLGKGVAGTPECVWNELMAFKRAMTEPISQAVVEHYQKLGVDIFQGRGVFTGPGTVHVEGHDLQANRFLLAVGCGPRELGFPGAGHVSVSDAFLDLEELPERLVFLGGGFIAFEFAHIANACGSRASILTHGDRALRRFDADAADRVVAASRDRGVEVLLNSPVFSVERTGQGLVVRSGADGKTVHEADLVVHCAGRVPQVEGLGLDAANVAFGPKGIIVDEHMQSVSNNAVYAVGDCAATPFALTPTADMESAVAAANMLGTGGVKANYTGIPSVLFTLPPLAMVGLTEEACTAKGLDYDKCELDLAGSFPWKRLGETVGYSKVLTDKTDGKILGAHILGHNAEEIINLFALAMRQGLPVSALHDGIWAYPTCGYYVRYMG, encoded by the coding sequence ATGGCCAAAGTCTACGATCTGGTCGTCGTTGGATCAGGCCCCGGGGCGGGTCCTGCGGTCAAGGCGTGCGTCAAGGCCGGATGGCGCGTGGCCGTCGTGGAGGAAAGCCGTTTCGGCGGCGTGTGCCCCAACACCGGCTGCAACCCCAAGAAAATCCTCATGGCCGTCCCGGAAGCGAGGGGCATGGCCGCCCATCTGCTGGGCAAAGGCGTGGCCGGGACGCCGGAATGCGTCTGGAATGAACTGATGGCCTTCAAACGCGCCATGACCGAACCTATCTCCCAGGCGGTGGTCGAGCACTATCAGAAGCTCGGGGTGGATATCTTCCAGGGGCGCGGGGTGTTCACCGGGCCGGGGACCGTGCATGTCGAAGGTCATGATCTTCAGGCGAACAGGTTCCTGCTGGCGGTGGGCTGCGGGCCAAGGGAGCTTGGCTTCCCGGGGGCCGGGCACGTGTCCGTGAGCGACGCCTTCCTGGACCTGGAGGAATTGCCGGAGCGTCTGGTGTTTTTGGGCGGGGGCTTCATAGCCTTCGAATTCGCCCACATCGCCAACGCCTGCGGCAGCCGGGCAAGCATCCTGACCCACGGCGACAGGGCCTTGCGGCGCTTCGACGCGGACGCGGCCGACCGGGTTGTGGCCGCCAGCCGCGATAGGGGGGTGGAGGTGCTGCTCAACTCCCCGGTGTTCTCCGTCGAGAGGACCGGGCAGGGGCTGGTGGTCCGCAGCGGCGCCGACGGCAAGACGGTTCACGAGGCCGACCTGGTCGTCCACTGCGCGGGCCGGGTTCCTCAGGTCGAAGGCCTGGGGCTTGATGCCGCCAACGTCGCCTTCGGCCCCAAGGGCATAATCGTGGACGAGCACATGCAAAGCGTCTCCAACAATGCGGTCTACGCGGTGGGGGACTGCGCGGCCACCCCCTTCGCCCTGACCCCCACGGCGGACATGGAGAGCGCGGTGGCCGCCGCCAATATGCTGGGCACGGGCGGGGTCAAGGCGAACTATACGGGTATCCCCAGCGTGCTGTTCACGCTGCCTCCCCTGGCCATGGTGGGCCTAACCGAGGAGGCCTGCACCGCCAAGGGGCTCGACTACGACAAGTGCGAGCTCGACCTGGCCGGGTCCTTCCCCTGGAAACGCCTGGGCGAGACAGTGGGCTACTCCAAGGTGCTGACGGACAAGACGGACGGGAAAATCCTCGGGGCGCACATCCTGGGGCACAACGCCGA